The following coding sequences lie in one Lolium perenne isolate Kyuss_39 chromosome 2, Kyuss_2.0, whole genome shotgun sequence genomic window:
- the LOC127335603 gene encoding uncharacterized protein: MADPKPKKGGTRTYLQWTPEMDTALLDTLVEHHNNADRAQNGWKPHVYNACIKHVKETCGVDITKDKIQARIKTFDKHYEIISKMLTQSGFGWDSEKNMVEVDSDEVWSRYVEANKEAGCYRNKVVMNWQAIQTIYSRDHATGVGAATPAESVQEQVTPAPEESPEVPQKRQRTGEAILCMMGEMRTSFDEALKATEPLPMPKVTPPTEIYDALKKLNFEESDLLKAYGKLIINERLFEALKALPEEIKKPWLLSLP, encoded by the exons ATGGCCGACCCAAAACCAAAGAAAGGTGGTACTAGAACTTATCTTCAATGGACTCCTGAGATGGACACGGCATTGTTGGATACCCTTGTTGAGCATCACAATAATGCTGACCgtgctcaaaatggttggaagccACATGTGTACAATGCGTGCATTAAGCATGTGAAGGAGACGTGTGGGGTTGATATCACAAAGGACAAAATCCAAGCAAGAATTAAAACATTTGACAAGCATTATGAGATCATTAGCAAGATGCTTACTCAGAgtggatttggatgggattcagAAAAAAACATGGTGGAGGTTGATAGTGATGAAGTGTGGTCTCGTTATGTTGAG GCCAACAAGGAAGCAGGTTGCTACAGGAACAAGGTCGTGATGAATTGGCAAGCTATCCAGACTATATATTCAAGAGACCATGCAACTGGAGTAGGTGCTGCGACTCCTGCTGAGTCTGTTCAAGAACAAGTCACACCCGCTCCTGAAGAATCTCCAGAAGTGCCTCAGAAAAGGCAACGTACCGGGGAAGCTATCTTGTGCATGATGGGAGAAATGAGGACATCATTTGATGAAGCTTTGAAAGCAACCGAGCCACTTCCTATGCCAAAGGTGACTCCTCCAACTGAAATCTATGATGCACTCAAGAAGTTAAATTTCGAAGAATCGGATCTGCTCAAAGCTTATGGGAAGTTGATCATCAATGAACGCTTGTTTGAAGCACTGAAGGCGCTACCCGAGGAAATTAAGAAGCCATGGCTCCTGAGCTTGCCTTGA